In Arachis hypogaea cultivar Tifrunner chromosome 17, arahy.Tifrunner.gnm2.J5K5, whole genome shotgun sequence, a single window of DNA contains:
- the LOC112767092 gene encoding DNA replication licensing factor MCM5-like isoform X2, with protein sequence MLHPLLNLRELAEEVSYISKLMFLCSSFNYLADQLKFELNRYLHYCRTECNFRLSESDATLLQKSYVKIRQDMRQQTNETGEVTTPIIVRSHVATEEDVKEAIRLFTMSTMDAARSGIHQQISLTPEMENEIKRKCSMISSEKFKKKDNFKNPLYIENLMEEYVTSFWVG encoded by the exons AGAATTGGCTGAAGAGGTAAGCTATATCTCTAAACTTATGTTTTTATGCAGTTCGTTCAATTATTTAGCAGATCAACTTAAATTTGAGTTAAATAGGTATTTACACTATTGTCGGACTGAATGCAACTTTCGTCTATCAGAATCTGATGCAACATTACTGCAAAAAAGTTATGTGAAAATCAGGCAG GATATGAGGCAGCAAACCAATGAAACTGGAGAAGTTACTACACCAATTATAGTAAG ATCTCATGTTGCTACTGAGGAGGATGTGAAAGAAGCAATAAGGCTTTTCACCATGTCTACAATGGATGCTGCTCGGTCTGGAATACACCAACAAATCAGTCTCACACCAGAAATGGAAAATGAAATAAAG AGAAAGTGTTCAATGATATCCTCAGAAAAGTTCAAG AAGAAGGATAATTTCAAGAATCCATTGTATATAGAGAATCTGATGGAGGAATATGTCACCAGCTTCTGGGTTGGTTAA
- the LOC112767092 gene encoding DNA replication licensing factor MCM5-like isoform X1, with the protein MLHPLLNLRRELAEEVSYISKLMFLCSSFNYLADQLKFELNRYLHYCRTECNFRLSESDATLLQKSYVKIRQDMRQQTNETGEVTTPIIVRSHVATEEDVKEAIRLFTMSTMDAARSGIHQQISLTPEMENEIKRKCSMISSEKFKKKDNFKNPLYIENLMEEYVTSFWVG; encoded by the exons AAGAGAATTGGCTGAAGAGGTAAGCTATATCTCTAAACTTATGTTTTTATGCAGTTCGTTCAATTATTTAGCAGATCAACTTAAATTTGAGTTAAATAGGTATTTACACTATTGTCGGACTGAATGCAACTTTCGTCTATCAGAATCTGATGCAACATTACTGCAAAAAAGTTATGTGAAAATCAGGCAG GATATGAGGCAGCAAACCAATGAAACTGGAGAAGTTACTACACCAATTATAGTAAG ATCTCATGTTGCTACTGAGGAGGATGTGAAAGAAGCAATAAGGCTTTTCACCATGTCTACAATGGATGCTGCTCGGTCTGGAATACACCAACAAATCAGTCTCACACCAGAAATGGAAAATGAAATAAAG AGAAAGTGTTCAATGATATCCTCAGAAAAGTTCAAG AAGAAGGATAATTTCAAGAATCCATTGTATATAGAGAATCTGATGGAGGAATATGTCACCAGCTTCTGGGTTGGTTAA
- the LOC112767092 gene encoding DNA replication licensing factor MCM5-like isoform X3 produces the protein MLHPLLNLRRELAEEVSYISKLMFLCSSFNYLADQLKFELNRYLHYCRTECNFRLSESDATLLQKSYVKIRQDMRQQTNETGEVTTPIIVRSHVATEEDVKEAIRLFTMSTMDAARSGIHQQISLTPEMENEIKKKDNFKNPLYIENLMEEYVTSFWVG, from the exons AAGAGAATTGGCTGAAGAGGTAAGCTATATCTCTAAACTTATGTTTTTATGCAGTTCGTTCAATTATTTAGCAGATCAACTTAAATTTGAGTTAAATAGGTATTTACACTATTGTCGGACTGAATGCAACTTTCGTCTATCAGAATCTGATGCAACATTACTGCAAAAAAGTTATGTGAAAATCAGGCAG GATATGAGGCAGCAAACCAATGAAACTGGAGAAGTTACTACACCAATTATAGTAAG ATCTCATGTTGCTACTGAGGAGGATGTGAAAGAAGCAATAAGGCTTTTCACCATGTCTACAATGGATGCTGCTCGGTCTGGAATACACCAACAAATCAGTCTCACACCAGAAATGGAAAATGAAATAAAG AAGAAGGATAATTTCAAGAATCCATTGTATATAGAGAATCTGATGGAGGAATATGTCACCAGCTTCTGGGTTGGTTAA
- the LOC112767092 gene encoding DNA replication licensing factor MCM5-like isoform X4 — MFLCSSFNYLADQLKFELNRYLHYCRTECNFRLSESDATLLQKSYVKIRQDMRQQTNETGEVTTPIIVRSHVATEEDVKEAIRLFTMSTMDAARSGIHQQISLTPEMENEIKRKCSMISSEKFKKKDNFKNPLYIENLMEEYVTSFWVG; from the exons ATGTTTTTATGCAGTTCGTTCAATTATTTAGCAGATCAACTTAAATTTGAGTTAAATAGGTATTTACACTATTGTCGGACTGAATGCAACTTTCGTCTATCAGAATCTGATGCAACATTACTGCAAAAAAGTTATGTGAAAATCAGGCAG GATATGAGGCAGCAAACCAATGAAACTGGAGAAGTTACTACACCAATTATAGTAAG ATCTCATGTTGCTACTGAGGAGGATGTGAAAGAAGCAATAAGGCTTTTCACCATGTCTACAATGGATGCTGCTCGGTCTGGAATACACCAACAAATCAGTCTCACACCAGAAATGGAAAATGAAATAAAG AGAAAGTGTTCAATGATATCCTCAGAAAAGTTCAAG AAGAAGGATAATTTCAAGAATCCATTGTATATAGAGAATCTGATGGAGGAATATGTCACCAGCTTCTGGGTTGGTTAA
- the LOC112767092 gene encoding DNA replication licensing factor MCM5-like isoform X5 translates to MVSKEENWLKRYLHYCRTECNFRLSESDATLLQKSYVKIRQDMRQQTNETGEVTTPIIVRSHVATEEDVKEAIRLFTMSTMDAARSGIHQQISLTPEMENEIKRKCSMISSEKFKKKDNFKNPLYIENLMEEYVTSFWVG, encoded by the exons ATGGTTTCTAAAGAAGAGAATTGGCTGAAGAG GTATTTACACTATTGTCGGACTGAATGCAACTTTCGTCTATCAGAATCTGATGCAACATTACTGCAAAAAAGTTATGTGAAAATCAGGCAG GATATGAGGCAGCAAACCAATGAAACTGGAGAAGTTACTACACCAATTATAGTAAG ATCTCATGTTGCTACTGAGGAGGATGTGAAAGAAGCAATAAGGCTTTTCACCATGTCTACAATGGATGCTGCTCGGTCTGGAATACACCAACAAATCAGTCTCACACCAGAAATGGAAAATGAAATAAAG AGAAAGTGTTCAATGATATCCTCAGAAAAGTTCAAG AAGAAGGATAATTTCAAGAATCCATTGTATATAGAGAATCTGATGGAGGAATATGTCACCAGCTTCTGGGTTGGTTAA
- the LOC112767092 gene encoding DNA replication licensing factor MCM5-like isoform X6, translating into MLHPLLNLRYLHYCRTECNFRLSESDATLLQKSYVKIRQDMRQQTNETGEVTTPIIVRSHVATEEDVKEAIRLFTMSTMDAARSGIHQQISLTPEMENEIKRKCSMISSEKFKKKDNFKNPLYIENLMEEYVTSFWVG; encoded by the exons GTATTTACACTATTGTCGGACTGAATGCAACTTTCGTCTATCAGAATCTGATGCAACATTACTGCAAAAAAGTTATGTGAAAATCAGGCAG GATATGAGGCAGCAAACCAATGAAACTGGAGAAGTTACTACACCAATTATAGTAAG ATCTCATGTTGCTACTGAGGAGGATGTGAAAGAAGCAATAAGGCTTTTCACCATGTCTACAATGGATGCTGCTCGGTCTGGAATACACCAACAAATCAGTCTCACACCAGAAATGGAAAATGAAATAAAG AGAAAGTGTTCAATGATATCCTCAGAAAAGTTCAAG AAGAAGGATAATTTCAAGAATCCATTGTATATAGAGAATCTGATGGAGGAATATGTCACCAGCTTCTGGGTTGGTTAA